One genomic segment of Esox lucius isolate fEsoLuc1 chromosome 15, fEsoLuc1.pri, whole genome shotgun sequence includes these proteins:
- the znf395a gene encoding zinc finger protein 395a, with translation MLPKTRLGKRSPLGALMGTSCPTMEGPLETGGHRDPPGIVGNPMGPLGPQHLNRFGNKLHPGQKVYVLCGGRESMGVVEQHNHVDNEVSIRLQALGQHVLRKLEDVWTSPTTPPPAAHPPTQDPGRPQRVSSCIDVPRRSPESVDMDEMMAALVLTSLSCSPQVQSSSKTDAVSGCAVMESGCGELSDSGSSGYWSCDRGYGSPAPSPPIPETDSHSLATPSDEGLDMELEQVLFDEQAPRKRWNSVKVSYRCLWPNCGKMLTSVVGIKRHIRTLHLGQSSEHERCFRSEEDFYYTKIHQREPQTLTPPPGVPASSTTVSWIACTSPTRPSSSGVESGAPGAGADGDSVKEVSPQLSKSAPSTPGFIWQVRSEHSYQAPAPVHLVAPPLSASCCWTTPSSAPHPRHCAPVRVRSVSVGEQWLQQHSAPSRPQSASTSPPRTLWTTRRVRGEAKKCRKVYGIEHRDQWCTACRWKKACQRFLD, from the exons ATGTTACCCAAGACCCGTCTAGGGAAGCGTTCCCCACTAGGAGCGTTGATGGGTACCTCCTGTCCCACCATGGAGGGTCCTCTGGAGACAGGAGGTCACAGGGACCCCCCGGGGATTGTGGGTAACCCAATGGGACCACTGGGACCCCAGCATCTCAACAGGTTCGGCAACAAACTGCACCCTGGTCAGAAG GTGTATGTCCTGTGTGGTGGCCGGGAATCCATGGGGGTGGTGGAGCAGCACAATCACGTGGATAACGAGGTGTCCATCCGGCTGCAGGCTCTGGGACAGCACGTCCTGAGGAAACTGGAGGACGTGTGGACCTCCCCCACCACACCTCCTCCGGCtgcccacccccccacccaggACCCTGGTCGACCCCAACGAGTCTCCTCCTGCATCGACGTACCCAGGAG GAGTCCAGAGTCAGTGGATATGGATGAGATGATGGCAGCCCTGGTCCTGACCAGCCTGTCCTGCAGCCCACAGGTTCAGAGTTCGTCTAAGACAGACGCAGTCTCAG GCTGTGCCGTGATGGAGTCTGGGTGCGGGGAACTCTCAGACAGTGGCAGCAGTGGCTACTGGAGCTGTGACCGGGGCTACGGAAGCCCGGCTCCCTCTCCGCCAatcccagagacagacagtcacagcCTGGCCACGCCCTCCGACGAGGGATTGGACATGGAGCTGGAGCAGGTTCTGTTTGATGAGCAAGCGCCACGGAAACGCTGG AACTCTGTCAAGGTGTCCTACAGGTGTCTGTGGCCTAACTGTGGGAAGATGTTGACGTCTGTAGTGGGAATTAAACGCCACATCCGCACACTGCATCTCGG TCAAAGCAGCGAGCATGAGCGCTGTTTCCGCAGCGAGGAGGACTTCTACTACACAAAGATCCACCAGAGGGAGCCGCAGACCCTCACCCCGCCACCAGGGGTCCCCGCCTCCAGCACCACTGTCTCCTGGATAGCTTGCACCTCCCCCACCAGGCCTTCTTCCTCTGGGGTTGAAAGCGGAGCCCCAGGGGCTGGAGCTGACGGGGACTCCGTCAAAGAAGTGAGCCCCCAACTCAGCAAGTCGGCCCCCTCCACCCCAGGCTTCATCTGGCAGGTTCGCTCTGAGCACTCATACCAG GCTCCTGCTCCAGTACATCTGGTGGCTCCACCCCTTTCTGCATCATGCTGCTGGACCACACCCTCTTCCGCTCCGCATCCAAGACAT TGCGCCCCAGTCCGAGTGAGGTCAGTCAGTGTTGGGGAACAGTGGCTGCAGCAGCACAGCGCCCCCAGCAGGCCACAGTCTGCCAGCACCTCTCCCCCACGCACCCTCTGGACCACCAG GAGGGTCCGTGGTGAGGCAAAGAAATGTCGTAAGGTATATGGCATCGAGCATCGAGACCAGTGGTGCACCGCCTGTCGCTGGAAAAAAGCCTGCCAGCGCTTCCTGGACTGA
- the klf11b gene encoding Krueppel-like factor 11b: MPSRQFPGLEVSCLGNGIVMDQCGSYLKRKRQDSEQLSTTCSLEYTDLEAAEVLVCMSSWGQHRPNPFKPRPLTPASDSCDSILAPDPPEPHKDFVSLSSLCMTPPHSPSFAETSTSTSPLSRPSSSLSAGICRVPQSAMMTIAESPATGKVPAPCRAMATSVIRHTADTQPCQHIPASPTEQPRPCSQHTVKTEPSTPPSAPFTPSPAPSSCKEAPVKSEKDEHQTIHCKENGPPVNAPLQNISPLRLSPSPNPSPPIICQMFPVSNKSGVISAFIQGPMQTSASPTSILPQPGPPGALQQPFLMGQGTVMLVLPQASVSQAPHCSPQTVMTLGHTKLLPLAPAPVYLPTGPCGSTKMDFSRRRNYVCNFPGCRKTYFKSSHLKAHLRTHTGEKPFSCSWDGCDKKFARSDELSRHRRTHTGEKKFVCPVCDRRFMRSDHLTKHARRHMTTKKIPSWQAEVRSLNKMAAPKPLPAKPAPLSVSVLVPASN; the protein is encoded by the exons ATGCCTTCGCGACAGTTTCCCGGATTGGAAGTCTCATGTCTG GGGAATGGGATAGTGATGGACCAGTGTGGCTCCTATCTGAAGAGGAAGAGACAAGACAGTGAGCAGTTGTCAACTACCTGCAGTCTGGAGTACACAGATTTAGAGGCTGCTGAGGTTCTGGTCTGCATGAGTTCTTGGGGCCAGCACCGCCCGAACCCCTTCAAACCCAGGCCGCTCACTCCTGCCTCAGACTCATGCGACTCCATCCTGGCTCCGGACCCACCAGAGCCCCACAAGGACTTTGTCTCACTCTCCTCCCTG TGCATGACTCCTCCACACAGCCCCAGCTTTGCAGAGACCTCCACCAGCACCTCCCCTTTGAGCAGGCCCAGCTCCAGCCTCTCTGCAGGGATCTGCAGGGTCCCACAGTCAGCCATGATGACCATCGCCGAGTCCCCAGCCACAGGAAAGGTCCCAGCACCCTGTCGAGCCATGGCCACCAGTGTAATCCGTCACACTGCCGACACACAGCCCTGCCAGCACATTCCAGCCTCCCCCACAGAGCAGCCCAGACCCTGTTCACAGCACACAGTGAAGACTGAACCGAGCACACCTCCATCAGCCCCCTTCACACCCAGCCCAGCCCCCTCCTCCTGTAAGGAGGCGCCAGTCAAGTCTGAGAAGGACGAGCATCAGACTATCCACTGTAAGGAGAACGGCCCTCCGGTTAATGCCCCTCTTCAAAACATCTCTCCCCTCCGTCTCTCCCCGTCCCCCAACCCCAGTCCTCCAATCATTTGCCAAATGTTCCCGGTGAGCAACAAATCGGGGGTGATCTCGGCGTTCATCCAAGGCCCGATGCAGACGTCGGCGAGTCCCACGTCCATCCTGCCCCAGCCTGGCCCTCCAGGAGCCCTGCAGCAGCCCTTCCTCATGGGTCAGGGGACGGTCATGCTGGTCCTCCCCCAGGCCAGCGTCTCTCAGGCCCCCCACTGCTCCCCACAGACAGTCATGACCCTGGGGCACACCAAGCTTCTACCTCTGGCCCCCGCTCCGGTATATCTGCCCACCGGGCCCTGTGGCTCCACCAAGATGGACTTCTCACGCCGGAGAAATTATGTGTGCAACTTCCCTGGCTGCCGGAAGACCTACTTCAAGAGCTCCCACCTGAAAGCACACCTTCGAACACACACAG gtgAGAAGCCCTTCAGCTGCAGCTGGGATGGCTGCGACAAGAAGTTTGCACGCTCCGATGAGCTGTCACGCCACCGCCGGACCCACACAGGTGAGAAGAAgtttgtgtgtcctgtgtgtgaccGACGGTTCATGCGCAGCGACCACCTGACCAAACACGCCCGCCGTCACATGACCACGAAGAAGATCCCCTCCTGGCAGGCCGAGGTCCGCAGCCTCAACAAAATGGCCGCTCCCAAGCCACTGCCGGCCAAACCAGCGCCATTGTCTGTCAGTGTGCTGGTACCTGCCTCAAACTAA